Proteins encoded together in one Microcebus murinus isolate Inina chromosome 18, M.murinus_Inina_mat1.0, whole genome shotgun sequence window:
- the CDK5R1 gene encoding cyclin-dependent kinase 5 activator 1, which yields MGTVLSLSPSYRKATLFEDGAATVGHYTAVQNSKNAKDKNLKRHSIISVLPWKRIVAVSAKKKNSKKVQPNSSYQNNITHLNNENLKKSLSCANLSTFAQPPPAQPPAPPASQLSGSQTGVSSVKKAPHPAVTSAGTPKRVIVQASTSELLRCLGEFLCRRCYRLKHLSPTDPVLWLRSVDRSLLLQGWQDQGFITPANVVFLYMLCRDVISSEVGSDHELQAVLLTCLYLSYSYMGNEISYPLKPFLVESCKEAFWDRCLSVINLMSSKMLQINADPHYFTQVFSDLKNESGQEDKKRLLLGLDR from the coding sequence ATGGGCACGGTGCTGTCGCTGTCCCCCAGCTACCGGAAGGCCACGCTGTTTGAGGATGGCGCGGCCACGGTGGGCCACTACACGGCCGTGCAGAACAGCAAGAACGCCAAGGACAAGAACCTGAAGCGGCACTCCATCATTTCCGTGCTGCCTTGGAAGAGGATCGTGGCCGTGTCGGCCAAGAAGAAGAACTCCAAGAAGGTGCAGCCCAACAGCAGCTACCAGAACAACATCACGCACCTCAACAATGAGAACCTGAAGAAGTCGCTGTCGTGCGCCAACCTGTCCACATTCGCCCAGCCTCCACCGGCCCAGCCGCCCGCACCCCCGGCCAGCCAGCTCTCGGGCTCCCAGACCGGGGTCTCCTCGGTCAAGAAGGCCCCGCACCCCGCCGTCACCTCCGCAGGGACACCCAAACGGGTCATCGTCCAGGCGTCCACCAGCGAGCTGCTGCGTTGCCTGGGCGAGTTTCTCTGCCGCCGGTGCTACCGCCTGAAGCACCTGTCCCCCACGGACCCCGTGCTCTGGCTGCGCAGTGTGGACCGCTCGTTGCTTCTGCAGGGCTGGCAGGACCAGGGCTTCATCACGCCGGCCAACGTGGTCTTCCTCTACATGCTCTGCAGGGATGTTATCTCCTCCGAGGTGGGCTCCGACCACGAGCTCCAGGCCGTCCTGCTCACCTGCCTGTACCTCTCCTACTCCTACATGGGCAACGAGATCTCTTACCCGCTCAAGCCCTTCCTGGTGGAGAGCTGCAAGGAGGCCTTTTGGGACCGTTGCCTCTCTGTCATCAACCTCATGAGCTCCAAGATGCTGCAGATCAACGCGGACCCGCACTACTTCACACAGGTGTTCTCCGACCTGAAGAATGAGAGCGGCCAGGAGGACAAGAAGCGGCTCCTTCTAGGGCTGGATCGGTGA